A genomic segment from Chitinophagaceae bacterium encodes:
- a CDS encoding Gfo/Idh/MocA family oxidoreductase — MNFAIIGCGRIAQRHAEHINNVGRLIAACDIVPEKANELAQKYSTTAYSSADEMLAANKDIDVVAICSPNGLHAPHSIMALKAGHHVLCEKPMALNVQDCNNMIIAAEQANRRLFIVKQNRFNPPVAAVKQLIDEGRLGKIYSAQLNCFWNRNNEYYQNSWKGTKELDGGTLFTQFSHFVDLLFWMIGDVKEVSAFVANYHHNGIIEFEDTGVVNLKFYNGAMGSINYTVNSYDKNMEGSLTIFGEKGTVKIGGQYLNELEFQSIENYEIKNLTAGNPPNNYGKYFGSMSNHDKVYKNVVEVLTGNGTIATNGFEGLKTVEIIDKIYTAAGK, encoded by the coding sequence ATGAATTTTGCAATTATAGGATGTGGCCGTATAGCACAGCGTCATGCAGAGCATATAAACAATGTGGGCAGGCTGATAGCGGCTTGTGATATAGTGCCCGAAAAAGCCAATGAACTTGCCCAAAAATATAGCACAACAGCTTATTCATCTGCTGATGAAATGCTTGCCGCAAATAAAGATATTGATGTGGTGGCCATTTGTTCACCCAACGGCCTCCATGCACCACACAGTATTATGGCCTTAAAAGCCGGCCATCATGTGCTTTGCGAAAAACCTATGGCCTTAAATGTGCAGGATTGCAATAACATGATTATTGCCGCCGAACAGGCCAACAGGCGTTTATTTATTGTAAAACAAAACCGGTTTAACCCGCCGGTAGCAGCCGTAAAACAATTAATAGATGAGGGTAGGCTGGGCAAAATTTATAGTGCACAACTTAATTGCTTTTGGAATCGCAATAATGAGTACTACCAAAACTCCTGGAAAGGCACTAAGGAACTGGATGGTGGCACCCTCTTTACCCAGTTTAGCCATTTTGTAGATTTACTCTTTTGGATGATTGGAGATGTAAAAGAAGTAAGCGCTTTTGTGGCCAACTATCATCATAACGGCATTATAGAGTTTGAAGATACCGGCGTAGTAAATTTAAAATTTTATAACGGCGCTATGGGCAGCATTAATTACACTGTAAACAGTTACGATAAAAATATGGAAGGCTCTCTAACCATTTTTGGCGAAAAAGGTACGGTAAAAATTGGCGGCCAGTATTTAAACGAACTGGAGTTTCAAAGTATTGAAAACTACGAAATTAAAAACCTAACGGCCGGCAACCCACCCAATAACTACGGCAAATATTTTGGCAGCATGAGCAACCACGATAAAGTGTATAAAAACGTAGTGGAAGTCCTTACCGGCAACGGAACCATTGCTACCAATGGCTTTGAAGGCCTTAAAACCGTGGAAATAATTGATAAAATTTATACCGCAGCAGGCAAATAA
- a CDS encoding acyltransferase, translated as MKREWYPLMDGLRFVAVFLVLIEHFAQIIGTKIHASFFGVDLFFVISGFLITESLFVAQQGSLKQKLIVFYKKRFL; from the coding sequence TTGAAAAGAGAGTGGTACCCTTTAATGGACGGGCTAAGGTTTGTAGCCGTGTTTCTTGTGCTCATAGAGCACTTTGCTCAAATAATTGGAACAAAAATACATGCCAGCTTTTTTGGTGTAGATTTATTTTTTGTAATTAGTGGTTTTTTAATTACTGAAAGTCTGTTTGTTGCACAGCAGGGAAGCCTGAAACAAAAGCTAATTGTATTTTATAAGAAAAGGTTTTTATGA